The DNA sequence TTTCTCATTCTTTTTAGTTTTCGTTCTTCTTGGGTCATTCTATCACCCTTAATAGTTTCTAATTTTTGATGCTTTTAACTCCAGATTGCAATTCTATAAAAAACTAAAAAACTGACCATACCTGCTTATGATTTTAAATTTAATGATATTATCTACATTTAATTTCTTTATCTCATTTTTATAAGTAACCATTAAAATAGCTCTCTCACTTCTAATAGCTCCTATAAGAATTCCTTCAAATTTATCTTTTGTTTTGGTAATTATCTTAATTTCATCGCCAGCTTTTACTCTTGTTCCATCTATTATAAACTCTTTCAAATCTGCCTTGTCCAAATGCTGCGGGGTCACATGTTTATTATCTATTATAATTATGTTATTTTTTAAATACATCTTTTCTTTCAACACAACTAATATATAACCTACTATGTTTACTATTAATAATGGTATTAATAGTCTTTGAATATAGTTTAGCAAAATTCTGAATACCTCCATATTACAATATTCTAATATAAGTATATCACATCTAATCCTTCGATTAAACCTGCTTTAGAAAATTAATTTTTCATATTATTTACACTACAATCATTTAATTATAAATTTATCATGCTTATGTTTACAAAATGTTTGCAATTTCTATAAAAACATAGTATAATACAATATGGTAATAGAATTAAAAAACTGTATCTGTTCATTTTAGTTGGATAAAGGGTTAGATAATAAGCATCGGGATGTGGCGCAGTCAGGTAGCGCACAAGTCTGGGGGACTTGGAGTCGCTGGTTCGAATCCAGTCATCCCGACCATTTTTATTTAATATGTAAAAATGCAAAAAGGACCTGAGTATTAGGTCCCTTTTTTGTACCCATTTTACTTCTATTATATTATTATGCAAATCAACCCACCGCTACCATCGTTGATTATTCTTTCTAAAGCTCTTCTCATCTTATTCCTTGCATCATCTGGCATAGTGTTTAATTTCCCCTGTAATTGTTCATTAACCAAATCATATAGAGATTTCCCAAATAAATTAGATTGCCAAATTTTTGATGGGTCTTCTTCAAATTCATCCAGAAAATATTTAACTAATTCCTCGCTTTGTTTTTCAGTCCCTATTAATGGTGATACCTCAGTAGTTATATCGCATCTTAATATATGAAGAGAAGGAGCACGAGCTTTCAATTTCACACCAAATCTATTGCCTTGCCTATATATTTCAGGTTCTGCCAATTCCATTTCATCTAAGCTTGGACTTACCAAACCATATCCTATTTCCTTAGCCTGCCCCAGTGCACTTTCTATTTTATCATATTCTTTTTTAGTTTCTGCCAGTTTACTTATTAACCCAAGTATTTGATAATCCCCTTCAATAGTATAACCTGTCATCTCTTTTAAAACTTCGAAGAACAATTCCTCATCTACAATTAATTCTGCATTAACAACCCCTTCTCCCAATTTTATCTCCTTAATATTTACATTCTTTACAATTTCTAATTCTCTTAAAGTTTTTAAAGAAATTTCCACTTCGTTTAACTTCTGTAAAGTCTGTATTGATTCCTTCAAGGAACTCAAAATGCTATTTTTTATCCAATGGCTCCTTGGTAAACCTTCAATCCAACCTGGAAACTTGATGGTAATCTCCTTAATAGGAAATTCAAATAACAATTTTTCAAATATTCTTTCCACATCCTCAATTTCCATATTTAGGCAATCAATAGCTACTACTGAAACTCCATATTTTTCTTCAAGGCTCTCCCTTAAAGCTAAAGTACTATCTAAATTGGGATGTTTAGTATTAAGAACTATTATAAAAGGCTTTTCTAGTTCTTTAAGTTCAAATATTACTCGTTCTTCAGCTTTTATATAGTTGGTCCTTTCAATATCCGTAATAGAGCCATCTGTAGTTACTACAATACCTATGGTTGAATGGTCTGTAATTACCTTCCTAGTTCCTATTTCTGCAGCTTCTTCAAAAGGTATATCATTTTCATGCCAAGGGGTTGAAACCATGCGTGGAATATGATCTTCCTCATGTCCTAAAGCTCCTTTAACTAAGTATCCAACACAGTCTACCATCCTCACCTTAAAGGTTATATTATCCTTTAATACCAGTTCTACTGCTTCGTTAGGTACAAATTTTGGTTCAGTAGTCATAATTGTTTTGCCTGCTCCACTTAAGGGCAACTCATCTTTAGCCCTCTCCTTCTTATACTTATTTTGAATATTAGGTATTACCAACAATTCCATAAACCTTTTTATAAAAGTGGACTTTCCCGTTCTTACAGGCCCTACTACCCCCGCATATATATCCCCTTGGGTCCTTTCGGCTATATCCTTATATATGTCGTATTTTTCCACCTTTTCCCCTCCTTTTCTTTCCTATTATGTAACGATAATCCTTAACATTATATATATATGTACTAGTCTTAATAATATGATAGGGTTGAAAAAAAACCTACTATATACATAGCAGGTTTTACTATTCTTTTATTTGATTTTTTATTATATCTTCCATTTCATGTTTCTTATCCCTTAACATTAGATTGATTACAGAATTTTTTACATTTTTACCTTCATAAAGAACTTCATATATTTCTTTTGTAATTGGCATTGTAACTTGATATTTCTTAGCCAGTGCATAGGCAGACTTAGTAGTTTTTATGCCTTCTACTACCATTCCTATAGATTCAATTGCCTCCTGTAGGCTTTTACCTTGTCCTATCAATATACCAGCCCGTCTATTCC is a window from the Tepidimicrobium xylanilyticum genome containing:
- the spoIVA gene encoding stage IV sporulation protein A, which translates into the protein MEKYDIYKDIAERTQGDIYAGVVGPVRTGKSTFIKRFMELLVIPNIQNKYKKERAKDELPLSGAGKTIMTTEPKFVPNEAVELVLKDNITFKVRMVDCVGYLVKGALGHEEDHIPRMVSTPWHENDIPFEEAAEIGTRKVITDHSTIGIVVTTDGSITDIERTNYIKAEERVIFELKELEKPFIIVLNTKHPNLDSTLALRESLEEKYGVSVVAIDCLNMEIEDVERIFEKLLFEFPIKEITIKFPGWIEGLPRSHWIKNSILSSLKESIQTLQKLNEVEISLKTLRELEIVKNVNIKEIKLGEGVVNAELIVDEELFFEVLKEMTGYTIEGDYQILGLISKLAETKKEYDKIESALGQAKEIGYGLVSPSLDEMELAEPEIYRQGNRFGVKLKARAPSLHILRCDITTEVSPLIGTEKQSEELVKYFLDEFEEDPSKIWQSNLFGKSLYDLVNEQLQGKLNTMPDDARNKMRRALERIINDGSGGLICIII